Proteins encoded in a region of the Mesotoga sp. BH458_6_3_2_1 genome:
- the rpsF gene encoding 30S ribosomal protein S6, which yields MKRIYETMFIVSPKLDEEERNAMAEKVRDYIVERVGGTIEKFDRWGIRKLAYRVAKGFSEGDYTVVQFRAEPETLDILERFFGITPDVFRWQTFRREDLEKAEKKASLKPAETVEEPETVEVVESVEAAAETVVEDSSDEAAGVETETVEEVKQTEE from the coding sequence ATGAAGAGGATTTACGAAACGATGTTCATAGTCTCGCCAAAGCTAGATGAAGAAGAGCGTAATGCGATGGCTGAAAAGGTAAGAGACTACATTGTTGAACGAGTCGGAGGAACCATCGAAAAGTTCGACAGATGGGGTATTAGAAAGCTCGCTTACAGAGTTGCAAAGGGCTTCAGTGAAGGTGACTACACGGTAGTTCAGTTCAGGGCCGAACCCGAAACTCTAGACATTCTTGAGAGATTCTTCGGTATTACACCCGATGTTTTCAGGTGGCAGACCTTCAGGAGAGAGGATCTTGAGAAGGCGGAAAAGAAGGCCTCGCTGAAACCGGCTGAAACAGTTGAAGAACCGGAGACTGTTGAGGTAGTGGAGAGTGTTGAAGCAGCGGCCGAGACCGTTGTAGAAGATAGCTCTGATGAAGCGGCCGGTGTGGAAACCGAGACGGTTGAAGAAGTAAAGCAGACGGAGGAGTAA
- a CDS encoding single-stranded DNA-binding protein: MSISYNHVVLIGRLTRDPEIKFAASGTQITTFTLAVDRNIPSSNNDNTDFIRIVTFGKTAEFVGNYITKGRLILVEGSLRINKWKTQDGEPRSNAEVAASNIRFMETKAQAQQSSGGFDRPSQDTGVIEATGNDDITFFGSETEDSGSDDIPF, encoded by the coding sequence ATGTCTATTAGCTACAATCATGTTGTCCTGATAGGTAGGCTTACTCGCGATCCTGAGATCAAGTTTGCCGCAAGCGGTACCCAGATAACCACATTCACTCTTGCGGTAGATAGGAATATTCCATCGTCTAACAATGACAACACTGATTTCATTAGGATTGTAACTTTTGGCAAGACGGCTGAGTTTGTTGGAAACTACATAACCAAAGGCAGACTGATACTTGTTGAGGGTTCTTTGAGAATCAACAAGTGGAAGACCCAGGATGGGGAACCAAGATCGAACGCGGAAGTCGCGGCTTCCAATATTCGGTTCATGGAAACCAAAGCCCAGGCCCAACAGTCTTCCGGAGGTTTTGACAGACCGTCGCAGGATACCGGTGTGATTGAAGCCACTGGAAACGATGACATTACTTTCTTTGGAAGTGAGACAGAAGACTCCGGGAGCGACGATATCCCATTTTAA
- the rpsR gene encoding 30S ribosomal protein S18 — protein MVRDNRRRGRSRRKCRLCGTKTTYIDYKNISLLRDYVTEKGKIIPKRITGNCAKHQRMVKEAIQRARFMALLPYTKE, from the coding sequence ATGGTAAGAGATAACAGAAGAAGAGGAAGAAGCAGAAGAAAGTGCAGACTCTGCGGTACAAAGACGACATACATTGATTATAAGAATATCTCTTTGCTCCGTGATTATGTGACAGAGAAGGGCAAGATAATTCCAAAGCGTATTACCGGAAACTGCGCCAAACACCAGAGGATGGTGAAGGAAGCGATTCAGAGGGCGAGATTCATGGCGCTGCTTCCTTACACTAAAGAGTAA
- the rplI gene encoding 50S ribosomal protein L9, with protein MKVILLKDLSNVGKAGEVKNVSDGYGRNFLIPKGFAVEANAKEMAKLKQTQKQKEEKEERIRKASEELLHELQKHHFTIKAKSGVSGKLFGAVTSGDISNHIRSVIGVDIDKREIDLEDHIKQTGEYKVDVKLPGNVKGKIALKVEGLEEE; from the coding sequence ATGAAGGTGATTCTTCTCAAAGACTTAAGTAACGTTGGAAAAGCCGGTGAAGTGAAGAATGTGTCGGACGGTTACGGTAGAAACTTCCTGATTCCTAAGGGTTTTGCGGTTGAAGCCAATGCCAAAGAGATGGCGAAACTTAAGCAGACGCAGAAACAGAAGGAAGAAAAGGAAGAAAGGATAAGGAAGGCGAGCGAGGAGCTGCTTCATGAGCTTCAAAAGCATCACTTCACAATAAAAGCAAAATCAGGCGTGAGCGGCAAGCTATTTGGAGCCGTGACCTCGGGAGATATTTCCAACCATATAAGGTCCGTAATAGGCGTTGATATCGATAAGAGAGAAATTGATCTAGAGGATCACATCAAACAGACTGGTGAATACAAAGTGGATGTCAAGCTTCCAGGCAATGTAAAGGGAAAGATCGCTTTGAAAGTCGAAGGCCTGGAGGAAGAATAA
- a CDS encoding MBL fold metallo-hydrolase, which translates to MEFQIFSKALYSTWILYRPERVLFDVGEGISTVLGNSVYAIKDIFLTHGHVDHISGLWGLINTRNTAMGDRNKQLRINFPSGNRAIEAYLDFIIGMNPRLRYNMILNPLNVGDEVYLRTAGSFRRHVTPFKVKHTIGEISYGYHVYEERRKLKDIYGGLPSKEIASVVKEKGREAITDTYLQKIVTISGDTFALPPEVISNSETLLHECTFLVGKDRRNQNHSSIDEVICTVRQSSGIKRLILYHISGRYTSKIKKWHNIIKKELEGTGTEVFLVHPEHVFEL; encoded by the coding sequence TTGGAGTTTCAGATATTCTCGAAGGCGCTCTATTCTACATGGATTCTATATAGACCCGAAAGGGTCCTCTTCGATGTGGGAGAGGGTATATCGACTGTTCTTGGAAACAGCGTATATGCTATAAAAGACATCTTTCTTACTCACGGGCACGTCGATCATATTTCGGGCCTTTGGGGTCTTATCAATACAAGAAACACGGCTATGGGAGACCGCAATAAGCAGTTGAGGATTAATTTCCCTTCGGGCAATCGAGCCATAGAAGCTTATTTGGATTTCATTATTGGAATGAATCCCAGGCTTAGATACAACATGATACTGAACCCGCTGAACGTTGGGGATGAAGTATATCTAAGAACGGCGGGCAGTTTCAGAAGGCACGTCACCCCCTTCAAAGTGAAGCACACGATTGGCGAAATCAGTTATGGTTATCACGTCTATGAAGAAAGAAGGAAGTTGAAAGATATCTACGGCGGTCTTCCTTCAAAAGAAATCGCCAGTGTCGTAAAAGAGAAAGGCAGAGAAGCTATTACTGATACCTATCTTCAAAAAATCGTGACTATTAGTGGCGACACATTCGCTCTCCCGCCGGAAGTCATTAGTAACTCAGAGACTCTCCTTCATGAGTGCACATTTCTCGTCGGAAAAGACAGAAGAAATCAGAACCATTCCAGTATAGACGAAGTCATCTGTACAGTGAGGCAGAGCAGCGGGATTAAGAGACTGATATTGTATCATATATCGGGGCGATACACCTCGAAGATAAAAAAATGGCATAATATTATCAAGAAGGAGTTGGAAGGTACCGGAACTGAGGTTTTTCTTGTTCACCCGGAACATGTTTTCGAATTGTAA
- a CDS encoding NfeD family protein, which produces MGYIGWMIFGVVLLVAEILTPTFFFLWFSIGSFLAGLAAMFSFSLGWQVLVFALSSTLLVLLTRPIARKLSKGDSPKKMYIDGLVGSRGRVTVEINPQLEKGLVRIEGEDWRAASLNGETIPVDSLVRVTRLEGTLIYVERIADESK; this is translated from the coding sequence ATGGGTTACATAGGCTGGATGATTTTTGGTGTTGTCTTACTCGTGGCAGAGATACTTACTCCTACGTTCTTCTTTCTGTGGTTTTCGATCGGTTCCTTTCTCGCAGGTCTTGCGGCAATGTTTTCTTTTAGCCTTGGCTGGCAGGTACTTGTATTTGCATTAAGCAGCACTTTGCTTGTTCTTCTCACAAGACCAATTGCCAGGAAACTTTCCAAAGGCGATTCGCCAAAAAAGATGTACATAGACGGTCTCGTAGGCTCAAGAGGACGCGTAACTGTGGAGATAAATCCTCAGCTGGAAAAGGGATTGGTCAGGATAGAAGGAGAGGACTGGAGAGCGGCCTCGTTAAATGGCGAAACAATACCGGTTGACTCTTTGGTCAGGGTGACGAGACTTGAAGGCACTCTGATCTACGTCGAGAGAATAGCCGACGAAAGTAAATAA
- a CDS encoding SPFH domain-containing protein, which produces MVFWLILAAVIFIIAASGIKIIRPFEKGLVERLGKYRRDANPGLQFIIPFIERMVKVDLRETVIDVPPQEVITKDNVVVTVDAIIYYQITDAFRVVYNVSNFEIAAIKLAQTNLRNVIGEMELDQTLTSRERINVTLREVLDEATDKWGVKVTRVEIKKIDPPQDIMDAMSKQMKAERTKRAVILEAEGYKQSEITKAEGDKMSAILQAEGQSESIKRVAEANKFKLIAEAEGQANATINVFKAIHEGDPTKDVIAIRYLDALKQIADGKANKVFLPFESSAMLSSLGSMAEIFKDGKDSSSVNEKESKK; this is translated from the coding sequence ATGGTTTTTTGGTTGATACTTGCAGCAGTAATCTTCATCATTGCAGCTTCAGGAATAAAGATCATTCGTCCTTTCGAAAAGGGACTTGTCGAGAGACTTGGAAAGTACAGAAGAGATGCTAATCCGGGTCTTCAGTTCATTATTCCCTTTATCGAAAGAATGGTAAAGGTAGATCTGAGAGAGACCGTAATAGATGTTCCTCCTCAGGAGGTTATAACCAAGGACAATGTCGTGGTAACTGTCGACGCGATTATCTACTATCAGATAACCGACGCATTTAGAGTTGTGTATAACGTCTCGAACTTCGAGATTGCCGCAATCAAACTGGCTCAGACAAACCTCAGGAACGTAATCGGAGAAATGGAACTTGACCAGACGCTTACTTCCAGAGAAAGGATCAACGTTACTCTGAGAGAGGTCCTGGACGAAGCTACGGACAAATGGGGCGTCAAGGTTACCAGGGTCGAGATCAAGAAGATCGATCCGCCTCAAGATATTATGGATGCCATGTCCAAGCAGATGAAAGCCGAAAGAACCAAGAGAGCAGTCATTCTTGAAGCAGAGGGTTACAAACAGTCAGAGATAACCAAGGCCGAAGGTGACAAGATGTCGGCGATTCTTCAGGCCGAAGGCCAGAGTGAATCGATAAAGAGAGTGGCGGAAGCCAACAAGTTCAAACTGATAGCTGAGGCCGAGGGTCAGGCAAATGCAACGATCAATGTCTTCAAGGCAATTCATGAGGGAGATCCCACAAAGGACGTAATTGCCATCAGGTATCTTGACGCCTTGAAGCAGATTGCCGACGGCAAAGCAAACAAGGTCTTCTTACCATTCGAGAGCAGTGCAATGCTTAGCTCATTAGGTTCTATGGCGGAAATCTTCAAGGATGGGAAAGATAGTTCAAGTGTTAATGAGAAGGAAAGCAAGAAGTGA